The Betta splendens chromosome 7, fBetSpl5.4, whole genome shotgun sequence genome includes a window with the following:
- the LOC114858257 gene encoding membrane-associated guanylate kinase, WW and PDZ domain-containing protein 1-like isoform X15: protein MELWVGIGAGPEAGTTRPPRSGEVQGVDYNFLSVEDFLELEESGTLLEIGTYEGNYYGTPKPPRQPIAGTVSLSDAGSQHSTPRRTKSYNDMQNARVVAADDDDDDQASEMNNSFTGSLVRSLFPSPLLCTGNPSEQDEGRGGVLRPYGAAPCALNNAAASTADSGQQTLAEPQASPEEALGPLPDNWEMAYTENGELYFIDMAKAHHQDMAVYFQSFHNTKTTSWLDPRCRDKASRALEECDDDEEGIHAEELESDVGLCFPELPPGWERIDDPVYGVYYVDHINRKTQYENPVVEARRRKLLEQQPQPPEGERYIREWIEEHSSAAAPLANYVPNHLETYRDPQVPSALSSGPAGVKRGKPFFTRNPAELKGTFINTKLKKSRRGFGFTVVGGDEPDEFLQIKSLVLDGPAAVDGKMETGDVIVSVNDTIVLGYTHAQVVKIFQSIPIGSMVDLALCRGYPLPFDPDDPNTSLVTSVAILDKEPIIVNGQETFDSPSSQAGPINGMREARPHSPSVEVASNGSHGYSSDVVTLASSIATQPELITIHMEKGDKGFGFTIADSLTGGGQRVKQIVDYPRCRGLKEGDILMEVNKRNVQNMSHNQVVDLLSKCPRGSEVTMLVQRGVVPAKRSPKLVHQLERKDSQSSSQHSVCSHRSAHADSPSHPPPAMPSEAAAPAPTPAAPTQPLPCLPPHDPADGTFTLQKKPDPFKIWAQSRSMYESRLPDCQEQDIFLWRKDTGFGFRILGGNEPGEPIYIGHIVKYGAADEDGRLRSGDELICVDGTAVVGKSHQLVVQLMQQAAKQGHVNLTVRRKTPGYGGSKGEGDVPPSPASSHHSSTQAPSLTEGKRTPQGSQNSLNTVSSGSGSTSGIGSGGGGGSGSAVVPASLQPYDVEIQRGENEGFGFVIVSSVSRPDAGTTFAGNACVAMPHKIGRIIEGSPADRCGKLKVGDRILAVNGCSITNKSHSDIVNLIKEAGNTVSLRIIPGDESSNASLLTNAEKIATITTTHTPQQSTESRNNPKSKGAPPPPPTQQNTQDAEFYSVDLERDSKGFGFSLRGGREYNMDLYVLRLAEDGAAVRNGKMRVGDEILEINGESTKNMKHSRAIELIKNGGRRARLVLKRGDGSVPEYDGSSDGHPPAPGAQNTPEVRTLPPNSRYHTSLESSYPPDLHKPSRQEEAARGRDRNRTWDRAGSEQMDCQGQQMNPHHHHTWNNNHSQNTHRPQSPDSNSSSSGNKKSRGRKVKKSESESGISKLLKTLRKDSSGKKAAAAEKLRSRELSSSSSTLDGRSRLQRRGSLDRSPTRKRASSPDRRRAKSMDRRAERAHRDRTPERERDDGGFLAATPERRLYERRLPKEPQTPGRVSISNGDASLPRGRAHQRAAKNGNLLRDSSSERREERHHVNGTPERRYRAERDSSPDSSYSRDELNYAAAPRLKDYYSMMKNNAAYNNAGHKNNAAGRGANQLPEPKRRLYKESPKDLSI, encoded by the exons GATCCTTAGTGCGTAGcctcttcccctctcctctgctgtgCACAGGAAACCCGAGCGAGCAGGATGAGGGCCGCGGCGGCGTCCTGCGGCCGTACGGCGCCGCGCCCTGCGCTCTGAACAATGCGGCCGCGTCCACGGCCGACAGCGGGCAGCAGACGCTGGCGGAGCCGCAGGCGTCCccggaggaggcgctggggcCGCTGCCCGACAACTGGGAGATGGCCTACACCGAGAACGGAGAGCTGTACTTCATAGA CATGGCAAAGGCACACCACCAGGACATGGCTGTGTATTTTCAGAGCTT CCACAACACAAAGACCACATCATGGCTGGATCCTCGGTGTCGAGACAAAGCCTCCAGGGCTCTTGAAgagtgtgatgatgatg AAGAAGGGATCCATGCGGAGGAACTGGAGAGTGATGTTG GCCTCTGTTTTCCAGAGCTGCCTCCAGGATGGGAGCGGATCGACGACCCGGTGTATGGAGTCTACTATGTAGA CCATATAAACAGAAAAACCCAGTATGAGAACCCAGTGGTGGAGGCGCGGCGTCGGAagctcctggagcagcagccgcagcctccaGAAGGTGAGCGGTATATCCGAG aGTGGATTGAGGAGcactcatcagcagcagctccactggcaAACTATGTCCCGAACCACCTGGAGACCTACCGGGACCCTCAGGTCCCGTCGGCGCTGTCTTCTGGACCTGCAGGAGTCAAAC GGGGGAAACCGTTCTTCACCAGGAACCCGGCGGAGTTGAAAGGAACCTTCATCAACACGAAGCTGAAGAAAAGCCGCCGCGGCTTCGGCTTCACTGTGGTCGGAGGCGACGAGCCCGACGAGTTCCTGCAGATCAAAAGCCTGGTTCTGGACGGACCTGCGGCGGTGGACGGCAAGATGGAGACAG GTGACGTGATCGTCAGTGTGAACGACACCATCGTGCTGGGTTACACCCACGCTCAGGTGGTGAAGATCTTCCAGTCCATCCCCATCGGCTCCATGGTGGATCTGGCCCTGTGCCGTGGCTACCCTCTGCCCTTTGACCCCGACGACCCCAACACCAGCCTGGTGACCTCGGTGGCCATTCTGGACAAGGAGCCCATCATCGTCAACGGACAGGAGACGTTCGACTCGCCGTCCAGCCAGGCCGGGCCCATTAACGGCATGAGGGAGGCGCGGCCGCACAGCCCCTCGGTGGAGGTGGCGTCCAACGGCTCGCACGGCTACTCCAGCGACGTGGTGACGCTGGCCTCGTCCATCGCCACCCAGCCCGAGCTCATAACCATCCACATGGAAAAGGGAGACAAGGGGTTCGGGTTCACGATTGCTGACAGCCTGACAGGAGGAGGGCAGAGGGTCAAGCAGATCGTGGACTACCCGCGCTGCCGCGGCCTGAAGGAGGGGGACATTCTGATGGAGGTCAACAAGAGGAACGTCCAGAACATGAGCCACAACCAGGTGGTGGACCTGCTGAGCAAGTGTCCCAGGGGCAGTGAGGTCACCATGCTGGTGCAGAGAG GAGTGGTGCCGGCCAAGAGGAGTCCGAAGCTGGTG CACCAGTTGGAGAGGAAGGACAGCCAGAGCAGCTCCCAGCACAGCGTGTGCAGCCACCGCAGCGCCCACGCCGACTCCCCCAGCCACCCGCCCCCCGCCATGCCCAGCGAGGCCGCGGCCCCGGCCCCCACGCCCGCCGCCCCCACCCAGCCCCTGCCCTGCCTGCCCCCCCACGACCCCGCAGACGGCACCTTCACCCTCCAGAAGAAGCCGGACCCCTTCAAGATCTGGGCGCAGTCCAGGAGCATGTACGAGAGTCGGC TGCCAGACTGCCAGGAGCAGGACATTTTCCTTTGGCGGAAGGATACAGGCTTTGGGTTCCGCATCCTCGGTGGAAACGAGCCCGGGGAACCT ATCTACATAGGCCACATAGTGAAGTACGGGGCCGCGGACGAGGACGGGCGCCTGCGCTCCGGGGACGAGCTCATCTGCGTGGACGGCACCGCGGTGGTGGGCAAGTCGCACCAGCTGGTGGTGCAGCTGATGCAGCAGGCGGCCAAGCAGGGCCACGTCAACCTCACTGTCAGACGTAAGACGCCCGGATACGGAG GCTCCAAAGGAGAGGGCGACGTGCCCCCGTCCCCGGCCTCCTCGCACCACAGCAGCACGCAGGCGCCCAGCCTCACCGAGGGCAAGCGCACGCCGCAGGGCAGCCAGAACTCGCTCAACACCGTCAGCTCGGGCAGCGGCTCCACCAGCGGCatcggcagcggcggcggcggcggcagcggcagcgccgTGGTGCCGGCGTCGCTGCAGCCGTACGACGTGGAGATCCAGCGCGGAGAGAACGAGGGCTTCGGCTTCGTCATCGTGTCGTCCGTGTCCAGGCCCGACGCCGGCACCACCTTCG CTGGAAATGCTTGTGTGGCCATGCCCCACAAAATAGGACGCATCATTGAAGGAAGCCCGGCCGACCGCTGCGGGAAGCTGAAGGTCGGGGACCGGATCCTGGCCGTCAACGGCTGCTCCATCACCAACAAGTCGCATTCGGACATCGTCAACCTGATCAAGGAAGCCGGAAACACTGTCTCGCTCAGGATCATCCCTGGTGATG AATCTTCCAATGCTTCTCTGCTGACCAACGCGGAGAAGATcgccaccatcaccaccacgcACACGCCTCAACAGTCCACAGAGTCCCG GAACAACCCAAAGTCCAaaggagctcctcctcctccgcccacgCAACAGAACACACAG GATGCTGAGTTCTACTCGGTGGACCTGGAGCGGGACAGTAAAGGTTTTGGCTTCAGCCTCAGGGGCGGGCGCGAGTACAACATGGACCTGTATGTGCTGAGGCTGGCGGAGGACGGCGCCGCCGTCAGAAACGGCAAGATGAGG GTCGGAGACGAGATCCTGGAAATTAATGGTGAGAGCACAAAGAACATGAAGCATTCACGTGCCATTGAACTGATCAAGAACGGAGGCCGGAGGGCGCGGCTGGTGCTGAAACGGGGAGACGGCTCCGTACCCGAGTATG ACGGCAGCAGTGACGGGCACCCTCCCGCACCCGGGGCACAAAACACTCCGGAAGTGAGAACGCTGCCACCCAACAGCCGATACCACACCTCATTGGAGTCCAGTTATCCACCAGACCTTCACAAACCATCACGCCAGGAGGAGGCTGCGCGTGGCCGAGACAGGAACCGAACCTGGGACAGGGCTGGGTCCGAGCAGATGGACTGCCAAGGCCAACAAATGAACCCCCACCATCATCACACCTGGAATAACAATCACAGTCAAAATACTCACAGACCGCAGTCTCCAGACAGTAACAGCAGTAGCAGTGGCAACAAGAAGAGCAGAGGCCGCAAAGTCAAGAAGTCGGAGTCGGAGAGCGGCATCTCCAAGCTCCTAAAGACTCTGAGGAAGGACAGCTCTGGGAAGAAGGCAGCCGCTGCCGAGAAACTGAGGAGCCGAGagctctccagcagcagctctactTTGGACGGGAGATCCCGTCTCCAGCGGCGCGGCTCCCTGGACCGCTCGCCGACCCGAAAGCGGGCCTCGTCCCCCGACCGCCGCCGGGCCAAGTCCATGGACCGCCGGGCGGAGCGAGCGCACCGGGACCGCACGCCCGAGCGGGAGCGCGACGATGGCGGCTTCCTGGCCGCCACCCCCGAGCGCAGGCTTTATGAGCGGAGGCTCCCGAAGGAGCCGCAGACGCCCGGGCGCGTCAGCATCAGCAACGGGGACGCGTCTCTGCCCAGGGGCCGCGCGCATCAGCGAGCAGCCAAGAACGGAAACCTCCTGAGAGACTCTTCCtcagagcggagggaggagcggCACCACGTGAACGGGACGCCGGAGAGACGCTACCGAGCCGAGCGGGACTCTTCCCccgacagcagctacagccgTGACGAGCTGAACTATGCAGCGGCGCCCAGACTGAAGGACTACTACAGCATGATGAAGAACAACGCTGCCTACAACAACGCGGGCCACAAGAACAATGCAGCGGGCCGCGGCGCCAACCAGCTCCCTGAGCCCAAGAGACGGCTGTACAAGGAAAGCCCCAAAGACCTGAGCATCTAG
- the LOC114858257 gene encoding membrane-associated guanylate kinase, WW and PDZ domain-containing protein 1-like isoform X14, with amino-acid sequence MSSLISCSRKPPYYRSSSQEAEGTTRPPRSGEVQGVDYNFLSVEDFLELEESGTLLEIGTYEGNYYGTPKPPRQPIAGTVSLSDAGSQHSTPRRTKSYNDMQNARVVAADDDDDDQASEMNNSFTGSLVRSLFPSPLLCTGNPSEQDEGRGGVLRPYGAAPCALNNAAASTADSGQQTLAEPQASPEEALGPLPDNWEMAYTENGELYFIDMAKAHHQDMAVYFQSFHNTKTTSWLDPRCRDKASRALEECDDDEEGIHAEELESDVGLCFPELPPGWERIDDPVYGVYYVDHINRKTQYENPVVEARRRKLLEQQPQPPEGERYIREWIEEHSSAAAPLANYVPNHLETYRDPQVPSALSSGPAGVKRGKPFFTRNPAELKGTFINTKLKKSRRGFGFTVVGGDEPDEFLQIKSLVLDGPAAVDGKMETGDVIVSVNDTIVLGYTHAQVVKIFQSIPIGSMVDLALCRGYPLPFDPDDPNTSLVTSVAILDKEPIIVNGQETFDSPSSQAGPINGMREARPHSPSVEVASNGSHGYSSDVVTLASSIATQPELITIHMEKGDKGFGFTIADSLTGGGQRVKQIVDYPRCRGLKEGDILMEVNKRNVQNMSHNQVVDLLSKCPRGSEVTMLVQRGVVPAKRSPKLVHQLERKDSQSSSQHSVCSHRSAHADSPSHPPPAMPSEAAAPAPTPAAPTQPLPCLPPHDPADGTFTLQKKPDPFKIWAQSRSMYESRLPDCQEQDIFLWRKDTGFGFRILGGNEPGEPIYIGHIVKYGAADEDGRLRSGDELICVDGTAVVGKSHQLVVQLMQQAAKQGHVNLTVRRKTPGYGGSKGEGDVPPSPASSHHSSTQAPSLTEGKRTPQGSQNSLNTVSSGSGSTSGIGSGGGGGSGSAVVPASLQPYDVEIQRGENEGFGFVIVSSVSRPDAGTTFAGNACVAMPHKIGRIIEGSPADRCGKLKVGDRILAVNGCSITNKSHSDIVNLIKEAGNTVSLRIIPGDESSNASLLTNAEKIATITTTHTPQQSTESRNNPKSKGAPPPPPTQQNTQDAEFYSVDLERDSKGFGFSLRGGREYNMDLYVLRLAEDGAAVRNGKMRVGDEILEINGESTKNMKHSRAIELIKNGGRRARLVLKRGDGSVPEYDGSSDGHPPAPGAQNTPEVRTLPPNSRYHTSLESSYPPDLHKPSRQEEAARGRDRNRTWDRAGSEQMDCQGQQMNPHHHHTWNNNHSQNTHRPQSPDSNSSSSGNKKSRGRKVKKSESESGISKLLKTLRKDSSGKKAAAAEKLRSRELSSSSSTLDGRSRLQRRGSLDRSPTRKRASSPDRRRAKSMDRRAERAHRDRTPERERDDGGFLAATPERRLYERRLPKEPQTPGRVSISNGDASLPRGRAHQRAAKNGNLLRDSSSERREERHHVNGTPERRYRAERDSSPDSSYSRDELNYAAAPRLKDYYSMMKNNAAYNNAGHKNNAAGRGANQLPEPKRRLYKESPKDLSI; translated from the exons GATCCTTAGTGCGTAGcctcttcccctctcctctgctgtgCACAGGAAACCCGAGCGAGCAGGATGAGGGCCGCGGCGGCGTCCTGCGGCCGTACGGCGCCGCGCCCTGCGCTCTGAACAATGCGGCCGCGTCCACGGCCGACAGCGGGCAGCAGACGCTGGCGGAGCCGCAGGCGTCCccggaggaggcgctggggcCGCTGCCCGACAACTGGGAGATGGCCTACACCGAGAACGGAGAGCTGTACTTCATAGA CATGGCAAAGGCACACCACCAGGACATGGCTGTGTATTTTCAGAGCTT CCACAACACAAAGACCACATCATGGCTGGATCCTCGGTGTCGAGACAAAGCCTCCAGGGCTCTTGAAgagtgtgatgatgatg AAGAAGGGATCCATGCGGAGGAACTGGAGAGTGATGTTG GCCTCTGTTTTCCAGAGCTGCCTCCAGGATGGGAGCGGATCGACGACCCGGTGTATGGAGTCTACTATGTAGA CCATATAAACAGAAAAACCCAGTATGAGAACCCAGTGGTGGAGGCGCGGCGTCGGAagctcctggagcagcagccgcagcctccaGAAGGTGAGCGGTATATCCGAG aGTGGATTGAGGAGcactcatcagcagcagctccactggcaAACTATGTCCCGAACCACCTGGAGACCTACCGGGACCCTCAGGTCCCGTCGGCGCTGTCTTCTGGACCTGCAGGAGTCAAAC GGGGGAAACCGTTCTTCACCAGGAACCCGGCGGAGTTGAAAGGAACCTTCATCAACACGAAGCTGAAGAAAAGCCGCCGCGGCTTCGGCTTCACTGTGGTCGGAGGCGACGAGCCCGACGAGTTCCTGCAGATCAAAAGCCTGGTTCTGGACGGACCTGCGGCGGTGGACGGCAAGATGGAGACAG GTGACGTGATCGTCAGTGTGAACGACACCATCGTGCTGGGTTACACCCACGCTCAGGTGGTGAAGATCTTCCAGTCCATCCCCATCGGCTCCATGGTGGATCTGGCCCTGTGCCGTGGCTACCCTCTGCCCTTTGACCCCGACGACCCCAACACCAGCCTGGTGACCTCGGTGGCCATTCTGGACAAGGAGCCCATCATCGTCAACGGACAGGAGACGTTCGACTCGCCGTCCAGCCAGGCCGGGCCCATTAACGGCATGAGGGAGGCGCGGCCGCACAGCCCCTCGGTGGAGGTGGCGTCCAACGGCTCGCACGGCTACTCCAGCGACGTGGTGACGCTGGCCTCGTCCATCGCCACCCAGCCCGAGCTCATAACCATCCACATGGAAAAGGGAGACAAGGGGTTCGGGTTCACGATTGCTGACAGCCTGACAGGAGGAGGGCAGAGGGTCAAGCAGATCGTGGACTACCCGCGCTGCCGCGGCCTGAAGGAGGGGGACATTCTGATGGAGGTCAACAAGAGGAACGTCCAGAACATGAGCCACAACCAGGTGGTGGACCTGCTGAGCAAGTGTCCCAGGGGCAGTGAGGTCACCATGCTGGTGCAGAGAG GAGTGGTGCCGGCCAAGAGGAGTCCGAAGCTGGTG CACCAGTTGGAGAGGAAGGACAGCCAGAGCAGCTCCCAGCACAGCGTGTGCAGCCACCGCAGCGCCCACGCCGACTCCCCCAGCCACCCGCCCCCCGCCATGCCCAGCGAGGCCGCGGCCCCGGCCCCCACGCCCGCCGCCCCCACCCAGCCCCTGCCCTGCCTGCCCCCCCACGACCCCGCAGACGGCACCTTCACCCTCCAGAAGAAGCCGGACCCCTTCAAGATCTGGGCGCAGTCCAGGAGCATGTACGAGAGTCGGC TGCCAGACTGCCAGGAGCAGGACATTTTCCTTTGGCGGAAGGATACAGGCTTTGGGTTCCGCATCCTCGGTGGAAACGAGCCCGGGGAACCT ATCTACATAGGCCACATAGTGAAGTACGGGGCCGCGGACGAGGACGGGCGCCTGCGCTCCGGGGACGAGCTCATCTGCGTGGACGGCACCGCGGTGGTGGGCAAGTCGCACCAGCTGGTGGTGCAGCTGATGCAGCAGGCGGCCAAGCAGGGCCACGTCAACCTCACTGTCAGACGTAAGACGCCCGGATACGGAG GCTCCAAAGGAGAGGGCGACGTGCCCCCGTCCCCGGCCTCCTCGCACCACAGCAGCACGCAGGCGCCCAGCCTCACCGAGGGCAAGCGCACGCCGCAGGGCAGCCAGAACTCGCTCAACACCGTCAGCTCGGGCAGCGGCTCCACCAGCGGCatcggcagcggcggcggcggcggcagcggcagcgccgTGGTGCCGGCGTCGCTGCAGCCGTACGACGTGGAGATCCAGCGCGGAGAGAACGAGGGCTTCGGCTTCGTCATCGTGTCGTCCGTGTCCAGGCCCGACGCCGGCACCACCTTCG CTGGAAATGCTTGTGTGGCCATGCCCCACAAAATAGGACGCATCATTGAAGGAAGCCCGGCCGACCGCTGCGGGAAGCTGAAGGTCGGGGACCGGATCCTGGCCGTCAACGGCTGCTCCATCACCAACAAGTCGCATTCGGACATCGTCAACCTGATCAAGGAAGCCGGAAACACTGTCTCGCTCAGGATCATCCCTGGTGATG AATCTTCCAATGCTTCTCTGCTGACCAACGCGGAGAAGATcgccaccatcaccaccacgcACACGCCTCAACAGTCCACAGAGTCCCG GAACAACCCAAAGTCCAaaggagctcctcctcctccgcccacgCAACAGAACACACAG GATGCTGAGTTCTACTCGGTGGACCTGGAGCGGGACAGTAAAGGTTTTGGCTTCAGCCTCAGGGGCGGGCGCGAGTACAACATGGACCTGTATGTGCTGAGGCTGGCGGAGGACGGCGCCGCCGTCAGAAACGGCAAGATGAGG GTCGGAGACGAGATCCTGGAAATTAATGGTGAGAGCACAAAGAACATGAAGCATTCACGTGCCATTGAACTGATCAAGAACGGAGGCCGGAGGGCGCGGCTGGTGCTGAAACGGGGAGACGGCTCCGTACCCGAGTATG ACGGCAGCAGTGACGGGCACCCTCCCGCACCCGGGGCACAAAACACTCCGGAAGTGAGAACGCTGCCACCCAACAGCCGATACCACACCTCATTGGAGTCCAGTTATCCACCAGACCTTCACAAACCATCACGCCAGGAGGAGGCTGCGCGTGGCCGAGACAGGAACCGAACCTGGGACAGGGCTGGGTCCGAGCAGATGGACTGCCAAGGCCAACAAATGAACCCCCACCATCATCACACCTGGAATAACAATCACAGTCAAAATACTCACAGACCGCAGTCTCCAGACAGTAACAGCAGTAGCAGTGGCAACAAGAAGAGCAGAGGCCGCAAAGTCAAGAAGTCGGAGTCGGAGAGCGGCATCTCCAAGCTCCTAAAGACTCTGAGGAAGGACAGCTCTGGGAAGAAGGCAGCCGCTGCCGAGAAACTGAGGAGCCGAGagctctccagcagcagctctactTTGGACGGGAGATCCCGTCTCCAGCGGCGCGGCTCCCTGGACCGCTCGCCGACCCGAAAGCGGGCCTCGTCCCCCGACCGCCGCCGGGCCAAGTCCATGGACCGCCGGGCGGAGCGAGCGCACCGGGACCGCACGCCCGAGCGGGAGCGCGACGATGGCGGCTTCCTGGCCGCCACCCCCGAGCGCAGGCTTTATGAGCGGAGGCTCCCGAAGGAGCCGCAGACGCCCGGGCGCGTCAGCATCAGCAACGGGGACGCGTCTCTGCCCAGGGGCCGCGCGCATCAGCGAGCAGCCAAGAACGGAAACCTCCTGAGAGACTCTTCCtcagagcggagggaggagcggCACCACGTGAACGGGACGCCGGAGAGACGCTACCGAGCCGAGCGGGACTCTTCCCccgacagcagctacagccgTGACGAGCTGAACTATGCAGCGGCGCCCAGACTGAAGGACTACTACAGCATGATGAAGAACAACGCTGCCTACAACAACGCGGGCCACAAGAACAATGCAGCGGGCCGCGGCGCCAACCAGCTCCCTGAGCCCAAGAGACGGCTGTACAAGGAAAGCCCCAAAGACCTGAGCATCTAG